The following are encoded in a window of Ferribacterium limneticum genomic DNA:
- the lysS gene encoding lysine--tRNA ligase: MSNPEQQAPVQQDENQLIAERRAKLAEWRKTGKAFPNDFQRENTAAKVLEGYGDKSAEELEGLPVEVKVAGRLMLKRVMGKASFATIQDLSGRIQIYVTRDRVGEEVYADFKTWDLGDIIGVRGILMKTKTGELSIQAAEIRLLTKSLRPLPDKFHGLADQEMKYRQRYVDLIMNEETRATFRARSDIVAAIRNYMTGHGFMEVETPMMHPIPGGASAKPFVTHHNALDMQQFLRIAPELYLKRLVVGGFEKVFEINRNFRNEGLSPRHNPEFTMMEFYEAYANYHTLMDFTEGLLRHAAREALGKEVFVYQGRELDLSKPFHRLTINQAIQRQQPDFTDAQLADVEFLKTKIKAFGEPVKPGGLGSLQLQLFEACAEAQCWEPTFIIDYPVEVSPLARASNTNPEITERFELFIVGREIANGFSELNDAEDQAARFQEQMKAKDAGDEEAMYYDADFIRALEYGLPPTGGCGIGIDRLIMLLTDAAAIRDVILFPSMRPE; this comes from the coding sequence ATGTCCAACCCCGAACAGCAAGCCCCGGTCCAGCAGGACGAAAACCAGCTCATCGCCGAGCGCCGCGCCAAACTGGCCGAGTGGCGAAAGACCGGGAAAGCCTTCCCGAACGACTTCCAGCGCGAGAACACCGCGGCCAAGGTCCTCGAAGGCTATGGCGACAAATCGGCGGAAGAACTCGAAGGCCTGCCGGTCGAGGTCAAGGTGGCCGGCCGCCTGATGCTCAAGCGCGTCATGGGCAAGGCGTCGTTCGCCACCATCCAGGATCTGTCGGGCCGCATCCAGATTTACGTGACGCGCGACCGCGTCGGCGAAGAAGTCTATGCCGATTTCAAGACCTGGGACCTCGGCGACATCATCGGTGTGCGCGGCATCCTGATGAAGACCAAGACCGGCGAACTGTCCATCCAGGCCGCCGAAATCCGCCTGCTGACCAAATCGCTGCGCCCGTTGCCGGACAAGTTCCATGGCCTGGCCGACCAGGAAATGAAGTATCGCCAGCGCTACGTCGACCTGATCATGAACGAGGAAACGCGCGCCACCTTCCGCGCCCGCTCCGACATCGTCGCCGCCATCCGCAACTACATGACCGGCCACGGCTTCATGGAAGTCGAAACGCCGATGATGCACCCGATCCCCGGCGGCGCCTCGGCCAAGCCGTTTGTCACGCACCACAACGCGCTCGACATGCAGCAGTTCCTGCGCATTGCGCCGGAGCTCTACCTCAAGCGCCTGGTCGTCGGCGGCTTCGAGAAGGTCTTCGAAATCAACCGCAACTTCCGCAACGAAGGCCTCAGCCCGCGCCACAACCCCGAATTCACGATGATGGAGTTCTATGAGGCGTATGCCAACTACCACACGCTCATGGACTTCACCGAAGGCCTGCTCCGCCATGCCGCGCGCGAAGCGCTGGGCAAGGAAGTCTTCGTCTACCAGGGCCGCGAGCTCGACCTCTCCAAGCCTTTCCATCGCCTGACCATCAACCAGGCCATCCAGCGCCAGCAACCGGATTTCACCGATGCGCAACTGGCCGACGTCGAATTCCTCAAGACCAAGATCAAGGCCTTTGGCGAGCCGGTCAAGCCGGGCGGTCTGGGCAGCCTGCAGTTGCAGCTGTTCGAAGCCTGTGCCGAAGCCCAGTGCTGGGAACCGACTTTCATTATCGACTACCCGGTCGAAGTGTCGCCGCTGGCTCGTGCTTCGAATACCAATCCGGAGATTACCGAGCGTTTCGAGCTGTTCATCGTTGGCCGTGAAATTGCCAATGGCTTCTCCGAGCTCAACGATGCCGAAGACCAGGCGGCACGCTTCCAGGAACAGATGAAGGCCAAGGATGCGGGGGATGAAGAGGCAATGTATTACGACGCGGATTTCATTCGTGCGCTGGAATACGGGCTGCCGCCGACTGGTGGGTGCGGGATCGGGATTGATCGGCTGATCATGCTGCTGACCGATGCAGCCGCCATTCGCGATGTCATCCTGTTCCCCTCCATGCGCCCCGAGTGA
- a CDS encoding nucleoside recognition domain-containing protein, which produces MEILIEIILKAGRSAVELAFFVLLPVMVVMLSLMRLLEARGVLDWVVARLAPLLKPVGLTGLGVFAALQINFVSFAAPMATLTMMEQRGASDRHIAATLAMVFAMSQANAALPMMTMGLDLALTLTYSLIGGLTAAAATYYLFGRALSNTESRLDETLHHPVAESAKGILDVINRAGAEAFKLSVGAIPMLVLSLVVVTALRSSGAIDALTRLLAPVLTAASIDSALILPTLTKYMAGGTAMMGVMDEMRKAGQISVELLNASAGFLISPFDLPGVAVLISAGPRIAAVWKPAALGACIGIAVRTVGHILAV; this is translated from the coding sequence ATGGAAATCCTCATCGAAATCATCCTCAAGGCCGGCCGTTCCGCCGTCGAACTGGCCTTCTTCGTCCTGCTTCCCGTCATGGTCGTCATGCTCTCGCTCATGCGCCTGCTCGAAGCGCGCGGTGTGCTCGATTGGGTCGTCGCCCGTCTCGCCCCGTTGCTCAAACCGGTCGGCCTGACCGGGCTGGGCGTCTTCGCCGCCTTACAGATCAACTTTGTCAGCTTCGCCGCCCCGATGGCGACGCTGACCATGATGGAACAGCGCGGCGCTTCCGACCGCCACATCGCCGCCACGCTGGCCATGGTTTTCGCCATGTCGCAGGCCAATGCGGCGTTGCCGATGATGACCATGGGCCTCGATCTGGCGCTGACCCTGACTTATTCACTGATCGGTGGCCTGACCGCTGCGGCGGCGACCTATTACCTGTTCGGCCGGGCGCTATCGAATACCGAAAGCCGGCTCGACGAAACCCTGCATCATCCGGTCGCCGAGAGCGCCAAGGGCATTCTCGATGTGATCAACCGTGCCGGTGCTGAAGCGTTCAAGCTTTCCGTCGGGGCGATCCCGATGCTCGTGCTGTCGCTGGTCGTCGTCACGGCGTTGCGTAGCAGCGGCGCCATCGATGCCCTGACCCGCCTGCTGGCGCCGGTGCTGACCGCCGCTTCGATCGACAGCGCCCTGATCCTGCCGACGTTGACCAAGTACATGGCCGGCGGCACGGCGATGATGGGGGTCATGGACGAAATGCGCAAAGCCGGCCAGATCAGCGTCGAACTGCTCAATGCCAGCGCCGGCTTCCTGATTTCCCCCTTCGACCTGCCCGGCGTGGCCGTGCTGATTTCGGCCGGGCCGCGCATCGCGGCAGTATGGAAACCGGCTGCCCTCGGTGCTTGTATCGGTATCGCTGTACGCACCGTCGGACATATACTCGCTGTATGA
- a CDS encoding NrsF family protein: protein MKTEDLITLLATGAGAVEQPAAAQRYAVAVGWGAAGATLLMLLLLQVRHDLGQALLLPMFWVKVGFVACLAAGSLFAALRLSRPGAEINWVPVALALPVLGIWAIAAFALIEAEPFERSKLFYGDTWKSCPLLIAVLSVPVFAAVLRTMKDMAPTRPRLAGFAAGLLSGSVAAVVYCLHCPEMGAPFVGFWYLLGMLIPAGVGAILGNSVLRW from the coding sequence ATGAAAACTGAAGATCTGATCACCCTGCTGGCAACCGGTGCGGGGGCTGTCGAGCAACCGGCTGCGGCGCAGCGCTACGCGGTGGCCGTTGGCTGGGGCGCGGCGGGCGCTACTTTGCTCATGCTCTTGCTCTTGCAGGTTCGCCACGATCTCGGTCAGGCACTCCTGCTGCCGATGTTCTGGGTCAAAGTCGGGTTTGTTGCTTGCCTTGCCGCAGGCAGCCTGTTTGCCGCGCTCCGTCTGTCGCGACCGGGGGCGGAAATCAACTGGGTGCCGGTCGCGCTCGCCCTCCCCGTTCTGGGCATCTGGGCCATCGCTGCCTTCGCGCTGATTGAGGCCGAACCGTTTGAGCGCTCGAAGCTTTTTTATGGCGATACCTGGAAGTCCTGCCCCTTACTGATTGCTGTGCTCTCGGTCCCGGTGTTTGCCGCCGTGCTGCGCACCATGAAGGACATGGCGCCAACCCGGCCGCGGCTGGCCGGTTTTGCCGCGGGGCTGCTTTCCGGCTCCGTTGCTGCCGTTGTTTATTGCCTGCATTGCCCTGAAATGGGGGCGCCATTCGTTGGTTTCTGGTACCTGTTGGGCATGCTGATTCCGGCTGGTGTCGGGGCCATTCTGGGAAACTCTGTTCTGCGCTGGTAG
- a CDS encoding pentapeptide MXKDX repeat protein, with the protein MKTIISSIFAACLMLAGSTAFADDMMKKDTMATDGMAKDGMKKPMDKDHMAKDGMKKDAMTKDGMKKDEMKKKDGMAKDAMGKDEMKK; encoded by the coding sequence ATGAAAACAATCATTTCCAGTATTTTCGCCGCCTGTTTGATGCTTGCCGGCAGTACCGCTTTCGCCGACGACATGATGAAAAAAGACACAATGGCCACCGACGGCATGGCCAAGGATGGCATGAAGAAGCCAATGGACAAGGACCATATGGCCAAAGACGGCATGAAAAAAGATGCGATGACCAAGGATGGCATGAAGAAGGACGAAATGAAGAAGAAAGACGGCATGGCCAAGGATGCCATGGGCAAGGACGAAATGAAGAAGTAG
- the mnmC gene encoding bifunctional tRNA (5-methylaminomethyl-2-thiouridine)(34)-methyltransferase MnmD/FAD-dependent 5-carboxymethylaminomethyl-2-thiouridine(34) oxidoreductase MnmC, which produces MEKLQPAKIEFVAYGTPYSAAFDDVYHSALGGPTQARHVFLGGNELPQRWQGRDRFVILETGFGTGLNFLAAWQAWRDDPQRCRRLHFISCEKFPLTVADLATCQQAWPEFGELAAELQKHWPPLVPGMHRLHLDGGQVILTLLFGDASTQLRAIDASVDAFFLDGFSPQKNPELWSPQFCKGLARLTAPGATLATWTVAGHVRQALKDAEFDVEKRPGPVGKRQMLVGRFRSRRPDRHLAPTDRRAIVIGAGIAGSATAYALAAAGWQVTVLEQADAPATGASSNLAGMLRPLPSADDNRLSRLTRAGFLATRALLAGLPDARWSPCGVLHLAREPEHEAQQKRAVEQLGLPPDLLRFVDKDEASQLLGQAVNIGGWWFPNGGWVQPPSVCKAALAAFPEKITTRFNATVNRIFRPKTEWQALDAAGNILAEAPVLIMASGAAAPRFEQFAWLPQRSGRGQVSHLPAAAGTPLKAVLFQVGYAIPDVDGTQLIGASLSYEDDDTNERESDHSDNLARLRLTLPDFAAGLDPAALHGRVGFRPMSPDRLPIVGAVPDTLAATPNTRLHNIPRQPGLWCVQGFGARGIVWSALMADLLLSQIEGEPLPLERDLVDALDPGRFMIKAARHSAETFPGDEEASEPSA; this is translated from the coding sequence GTGGAAAAACTGCAGCCCGCCAAAATCGAATTCGTCGCCTACGGCACGCCCTACTCCGCCGCCTTCGACGACGTCTATCACTCCGCCCTCGGCGGGCCAACGCAGGCGCGGCATGTCTTTCTCGGTGGTAACGAACTGCCGCAACGCTGGCAGGGGCGCGACCGCTTTGTCATCCTTGAAACCGGCTTCGGCACCGGGCTGAATTTCCTCGCTGCGTGGCAGGCCTGGCGTGACGACCCGCAGCGCTGCCGGCGGCTACATTTCATTTCTTGCGAAAAATTCCCGTTGACCGTGGCAGACCTCGCCACCTGCCAGCAAGCCTGGCCGGAATTCGGCGAACTGGCGGCGGAACTGCAAAAACACTGGCCGCCTCTGGTACCCGGCATGCACCGCCTGCATCTCGACGGCGGCCAGGTCATTCTGACCCTGCTTTTCGGCGATGCCTCGACCCAGCTGCGCGCTATCGACGCCTCGGTCGATGCCTTTTTCCTGGATGGATTTTCCCCACAAAAGAACCCGGAACTGTGGTCGCCACAGTTCTGCAAGGGCCTCGCCCGCCTGACTGCACCGGGCGCGACGCTGGCCACGTGGACAGTCGCCGGCCACGTCCGCCAAGCCTTGAAAGACGCCGAGTTCGACGTCGAAAAACGTCCCGGCCCGGTCGGCAAGCGGCAGATGCTGGTCGGCCGCTTCCGTTCGCGCCGGCCGGATCGCCACCTTGCGCCGACGGATCGCCGGGCCATCGTCATCGGCGCCGGCATTGCCGGCAGCGCGACGGCCTACGCGCTGGCCGCCGCCGGCTGGCAGGTCACCGTGCTCGAACAGGCCGATGCCCCGGCGACTGGCGCCTCGAGCAACCTGGCCGGCATGCTGCGCCCGCTGCCCAGCGCCGACGACAACCGCCTGTCGCGCCTGACCCGCGCCGGCTTTCTCGCCACGCGCGCCCTGCTCGCCGGCTTGCCCGACGCCCGCTGGTCGCCCTGCGGCGTGCTGCATCTGGCGCGCGAGCCGGAACACGAAGCGCAGCAAAAGCGTGCCGTCGAACAACTCGGCTTGCCGCCCGACCTACTCCGGTTCGTCGACAAGGACGAAGCCAGCCAACTGCTCGGCCAAGCGGTAAATATCGGTGGCTGGTGGTTTCCGAACGGCGGCTGGGTGCAACCGCCCTCAGTTTGCAAGGCCGCACTGGCCGCTTTTCCCGAAAAAATCACGACCCGCTTCAATGCTACGGTCAACCGGATTTTTCGGCCAAAAACGGAATGGCAGGCGCTTGATGCGGCCGGCAATATCCTGGCCGAAGCGCCGGTTCTGATCATGGCCAGCGGCGCCGCCGCCCCGCGCTTCGAACAATTTGCCTGGCTACCGCAACGTTCCGGCCGCGGCCAGGTCAGCCATTTGCCAGCGGCGGCCGGCACGCCGCTCAAGGCCGTTCTGTTTCAGGTCGGCTACGCCATCCCCGATGTCGACGGCACGCAATTGATTGGCGCCTCGCTGTCCTACGAAGACGACGACACCAATGAGCGCGAATCCGACCACAGCGACAACCTCGCCCGCCTCCGCCTGACCCTGCCGGACTTCGCCGCCGGCCTCGACCCGGCCGCCCTGCACGGCCGCGTCGGCTTTCGCCCGATGTCGCCGGACCGCCTGCCCATCGTCGGCGCCGTCCCGGACACTCTGGCCGCCACACCCAACACCCGCCTCCACAATATCCCGCGCCAGCCCGGCCTGTGGTGCGTCCAGGGCTTTGGTGCGCGCGGCATCGTCTGGTCGGCGCTGATGGCCGACCTGCTGCTCAGCCAGATCGAAGGCGAACCGCTGCCGCTCGAGCGCGACCTCGTCGACGCCCTCGACCCCGGTCGTTTCATGATCAAGGCGGCACGCCATTCAGCCGAGACCTTTCCCGGCGATGAAGAAGCAAGCGAACCGTCAGCATGA
- the msrA gene encoding peptide-methionine (S)-S-oxide reductase MsrA codes for MSFLSSSTKTGRLVLLARLALAVLIPAHGASAIAESKTDNPTSLQTAIFAGGCFWGVDAVFKHVKGVASVESGYAGGNADKANYEAVGSGRTGHAEAVRVRFNPAQVSYQQLLQVFFFVAHDPTQLNRQGPDVGSQYRSAIFFADPEQQKMATDQIKKLTADRTFGKPVVTQIAALQQFYPAEQYHQNYLALHPTQPYIVINDLPKIEHLRRQFPDLYQ; via the coding sequence ATGTCTTTTCTATCCAGTTCGACGAAAACGGGCCGGCTGGTGCTGCTTGCCAGACTGGCCCTTGCAGTCTTGATCCCCGCCCATGGCGCATCGGCAATCGCCGAAAGCAAGACGGATAATCCGACGAGCTTGCAGACAGCCATTTTCGCCGGCGGCTGTTTCTGGGGCGTCGATGCGGTGTTCAAGCACGTCAAGGGCGTCGCCAGCGTCGAGTCGGGATATGCCGGCGGCAATGCCGACAAGGCCAATTATGAGGCGGTCGGTAGCGGCCGGACAGGTCATGCCGAAGCCGTGCGCGTTCGTTTCAATCCGGCGCAGGTCTCGTATCAGCAGTTGCTGCAAGTGTTCTTTTTCGTCGCCCATGACCCGACGCAACTCAACCGCCAAGGTCCGGATGTCGGGAGCCAATATCGTTCGGCGATTTTCTTCGCCGATCCGGAGCAGCAAAAAATGGCAACCGACCAGATCAAAAAACTGACCGCGGATCGCACTTTTGGCAAACCCGTCGTTACGCAGATCGCTGCCCTGCAGCAGTTCTATCCCGCCGAACAGTATCACCAGAACTATCTGGCCCTGCACCCCACCCAGCCCTACATCGTCATCAACGACCTGCCCAAGATTGAGCACCTCCGGCGCCAGTTTCCGGATCTCTATCAATAA
- a CDS encoding cytochrome b/b6 domain-containing protein: protein MAKDINLIHPLWVRLTHWINAVAVVILATSGWRIYDASPFFPFVIPGQITLGGWLGGAIQWHFAAMWLLVGNGLIYLACNAISGRLWHKFFPLSPRAFFADVLAALKGRLSHADLSHYNMVQRAAYLFVMVDSVLLVLSGLVLWKSVQFPILRELLGGYEAARREHFLAMAALVAFAGIHLLMVALVPRTLLAMIRGR from the coding sequence ATGGCCAAGGACATCAATCTCATTCACCCGCTCTGGGTCCGCCTGACGCATTGGATCAATGCGGTCGCGGTCGTCATTCTGGCGACCAGCGGCTGGCGTATCTACGACGCCTCGCCCTTTTTCCCTTTTGTCATCCCCGGGCAGATCACCCTGGGTGGCTGGCTGGGTGGCGCGATTCAGTGGCATTTCGCTGCGATGTGGCTGCTCGTCGGTAATGGCCTGATCTACCTGGCCTGCAATGCGATCAGCGGACGCCTGTGGCATAAGTTCTTTCCGCTATCACCGCGCGCCTTTTTCGCTGATGTGCTGGCCGCCCTGAAAGGCAGGTTGTCGCATGCCGATCTGAGCCACTACAACATGGTGCAACGCGCCGCCTATCTGTTTGTGATGGTCGATTCGGTACTGCTCGTGCTGTCCGGCCTGGTGCTCTGGAAATCGGTGCAGTTCCCCATCCTGCGCGAACTGCTCGGCGGCTACGAAGCGGCGCGCCGCGAACATTTTCTGGCGATGGCCGCGCTGGTCGCCTTCGCCGGCATTCATCTACTCATGGTGGCGCTGGTTCCCCGCACGCTGCTGGCCATGATCCGCGGTCGTTAG
- a CDS encoding sigma-70 family RNA polymerase sigma factor produces MQRINREAGFRAREDRLKDLLVRGLAGDNAAYQVFLTELSAHLRAFLRRRLVSLPDEIEDLVQETLLAVHNQRHTYDNDQPLSAWVQAIARYKLVDLFRRRAGHEMLNDPLDDEMAFFTTADSDAAEARRDLNKLLADLPDQLRLPIMHTKLEGLSVKETAEITGMSESAIKVGVHRGLKALAAKIRGIA; encoded by the coding sequence ATGCAACGAATAAACAGAGAAGCGGGGTTTCGTGCCAGGGAAGATCGCCTGAAGGATTTGCTGGTGCGCGGTCTTGCCGGCGACAACGCCGCCTATCAGGTGTTTTTGACGGAATTGAGTGCGCACCTGCGCGCCTTCCTGCGAAGACGCCTGGTCAGCTTGCCAGACGAAATCGAGGATCTCGTGCAGGAAACGCTCCTTGCGGTACATAACCAGCGCCATACCTACGATAACGATCAGCCGTTGTCGGCGTGGGTGCAGGCCATTGCCCGCTACAAGCTGGTCGATCTGTTCCGGCGGCGGGCCGGGCATGAGATGTTGAACGATCCGCTAGATGACGAAATGGCGTTTTTCACCACCGCCGATTCGGATGCCGCCGAGGCACGCCGGGATCTGAACAAGCTGCTGGCCGACTTGCCCGATCAGCTTCGCCTGCCGATCATGCACACCAAGCTGGAAGGGTTGTCGGTAAAGGAAACAGCGGAAATTACCGGCATGTCGGAGTCAGCCATCAAGGTTGGCGTCCATAGAGGCCTGAAGGCACTCGCTGCAAAGATACGAGGCATCGCATGA
- a CDS encoding patatin-like phospholipase family protein: MPAAHKTARIIEPQRSILVFQGGGALGAYQAGVFEAFEASGRQPDWVVGTSIGAINAALIAGKPPKSRLERIRTFWDRMSRPETGLAAGWLPPETGQMLGESFGGVLRSLQTMAFGLPGFFQPRANAAFAFGLATAPTEASFYDVSPLRETLLELVDFDYLADSPVRLSIGAVDVESARIHYFDSRQCRLGAEHILASGALPPAFPPVRIDGRLYWDGGIYSNTPLEWILHEPRIHSLCLFATLWQQTDHPPQTLRDVLRRSKEIQYSSRADSLIAIQQELHQLRHAVNLLSYELADLNAQSPLRDLACLGCGSVFHLVYLQAPRLPGEDQNKDIEFEAGRVVERWAAGLADTRRALHERPWDREKVARSEGIVVHDYSSAGAS; the protein is encoded by the coding sequence ATGCCAGCCGCCCATAAGACCGCCCGCATCATCGAACCGCAACGCAGCATCCTGGTCTTCCAGGGTGGTGGCGCCCTCGGTGCCTACCAGGCTGGTGTCTTCGAGGCGTTCGAGGCCAGCGGCCGGCAGCCGGACTGGGTCGTCGGCACGTCGATCGGCGCGATCAACGCGGCGTTGATCGCCGGCAAACCACCAAAAAGTCGCCTCGAACGGATCAGGACATTCTGGGATCGCATGTCGCGACCGGAGACTGGGCTCGCTGCCGGCTGGTTGCCACCGGAAACCGGTCAAATGCTGGGCGAAAGCTTTGGCGGCGTGCTGCGCAGCCTGCAAACGATGGCCTTCGGCCTGCCCGGCTTTTTCCAGCCCAGAGCCAATGCCGCATTCGCTTTCGGGCTGGCCACTGCCCCCACCGAGGCCAGCTTCTATGACGTTTCCCCGCTGCGCGAAACGCTGCTCGAACTGGTCGATTTCGACTACCTCGCCGACTCGCCGGTACGCCTCTCGATCGGCGCGGTCGATGTCGAGAGCGCTCGAATCCATTATTTCGATTCCCGCCAGTGTCGCTTGGGTGCCGAGCACATCCTCGCCAGTGGCGCGCTGCCGCCAGCCTTTCCGCCGGTACGGATTGATGGTCGCTTGTATTGGGATGGCGGCATCTACTCGAACACGCCTTTGGAGTGGATACTTCATGAACCGCGTATCCACTCGCTCTGCCTTTTCGCCACGCTGTGGCAGCAGACTGACCACCCACCGCAAACCTTGCGTGATGTACTCCGGCGCAGCAAAGAGATCCAGTATTCGAGCCGGGCTGATTCGCTGATTGCGATCCAGCAGGAACTTCATCAATTACGTCATGCGGTTAATCTGCTTAGCTATGAACTGGCCGATCTGAACGCTCAGTCGCCGTTGCGCGATCTGGCGTGCCTTGGTTGTGGCAGCGTATTCCACTTGGTATACCTGCAGGCCCCCCGCCTGCCCGGTGAGGACCAAAACAAGGATATCGAGTTCGAAGCCGGACGGGTTGTCGAACGATGGGCAGCCGGGCTTGCCGACACGCGACGGGCTTTGCACGAGAGGCCTTGGGACAGAGAAAAAGTGGCGCGATCAGAAGGCATCGTGGTGCACGATTATTCGTCTGCCGGCGCAAGCTAG
- a CDS encoding O-acetylhomoserine aminocarboxypropyltransferase/cysteine synthase family protein, with product MKIETIAVHGGYSPDPTTKAVAVPIYQTTSYAFDSTQHGADLFDLKVAGNIYTRIMNPTQDVLEKRVAEMEGGIAALAMASGMAAITASIMTIAEAGDNIVTSSTLYGGTYNLFAHTLPQYGIDVRFADYRDPEAFEKLIDAKTKAVFCESVGNPLGNVTDFEKLAEIAHKHGVPVIVDNTVPSPYLCRPFEHGADIVVHALTKYLGGHGNSLGGIIVDSGKFPWAEHKAKFKRLNEPDVSYHGVVYTEALGPAAYIGRARVVPLRNMGAAISPFNAFLILQGIETLALRMDRICENALKIAQFLQKHPKVSWVNYAGLPEHKDHALVQKYMGGRASGILNFGVIGGSVAGGKFQDALQLVTRLVNIGDCKTLACHPASTTHRQLSPEELAKAGVSEDMIRLSVGIEHIDDLIADLDQALNAA from the coding sequence ATGAAGATCGAAACCATCGCCGTCCACGGCGGCTATTCGCCCGACCCGACCACCAAGGCCGTGGCCGTGCCGATTTACCAGACCACTTCCTACGCCTTCGACAGCACCCAGCATGGCGCCGACCTGTTCGATCTCAAGGTCGCCGGCAACATCTACACGCGCATCATGAACCCGACGCAGGATGTACTCGAAAAGCGCGTCGCCGAAATGGAAGGCGGCATTGCCGCGCTGGCCATGGCCTCCGGCATGGCGGCCATCACTGCCTCGATCATGACCATCGCCGAAGCAGGCGACAACATCGTCACCTCCAGCACGTTGTACGGCGGCACCTACAACCTGTTCGCCCACACCCTGCCGCAATACGGCATCGACGTCCGTTTCGCCGACTACCGCGATCCGGAAGCCTTCGAAAAACTGATCGACGCCAAGACCAAGGCCGTCTTCTGCGAATCTGTCGGCAACCCGCTCGGCAACGTCACCGACTTCGAAAAGCTCGCCGAAATCGCCCACAAGCACGGCGTGCCGGTCATCGTCGACAACACCGTGCCCTCGCCCTACCTGTGCCGCCCCTTCGAGCACGGCGCCGACATCGTTGTGCACGCCCTGACCAAATACCTCGGCGGCCACGGCAACAGCCTCGGCGGCATCATCGTCGATAGCGGCAAGTTCCCGTGGGCCGAGCACAAGGCCAAGTTCAAGCGTCTCAACGAGCCGGACGTTTCCTACCACGGCGTCGTCTACACCGAAGCGCTCGGCCCCGCCGCCTACATCGGTCGCGCCCGCGTCGTGCCGCTGCGCAACATGGGCGCCGCCATCAGCCCGTTCAACGCCTTCCTGATCCTGCAAGGCATCGAAACGCTGGCCCTGCGCATGGACCGCATCTGCGAAAACGCGCTGAAGATCGCCCAGTTCCTGCAGAAGCACCCGAAGGTAAGCTGGGTCAACTACGCCGGCCTGCCCGAGCACAAGGACCACGCGCTGGTCCAGAAATACATGGGCGGCCGCGCCTCCGGCATTCTGAACTTCGGCGTCATCGGCGGCAGCGTAGCTGGCGGCAAGTTCCAGGATGCCCTGCAACTCGTCACCCGCCTCGTCAACATCGGCGACTGCAAGACCCTGGCCTGCCACCCAGCCTCGACCACCCACCGCCAGCTGTCGCCGGAAGAACTGGCCAAGGCCGGCGTTTCGGAAGACATGATCCGCCTGTCGGTCGGCATTGAGCACATCGACGACCTCATCGCCGATCTGGATCAGGCGCTCAACGCCGCCTGA
- a CDS encoding molybdopterin-dependent oxidoreductase, with translation MIKKPSRQLAIDGDLVLKDAMKDIARRLDQPTRRAFLQRSLSLGGLSLLSGCGVVDESSVENALMNVSRFNDKVQAWLFDPNRLAPTYPDSMITRPFPFNAYYGEDEIREVEEESFRLEVTGMVADKHAWTLAELRAMPQADQITRHICVEGWSAIGKWGGVPFASFLRRVGADLSAKYVGFKCADDYYTSIDMPTALHPQTLLTLTYDSQPLPPRYGFPMKLRMPTKLGYKNPKHIQAIFVTNNYPGGYWEDQGYNWFGGS, from the coding sequence ATGATCAAGAAACCTTCCCGGCAACTCGCCATCGATGGCGACCTTGTACTCAAGGACGCAATGAAGGATATCGCTCGTCGCCTTGACCAGCCAACGCGGCGCGCCTTTCTGCAACGCTCGCTGAGCCTGGGCGGTCTGTCGCTGCTCAGCGGTTGCGGCGTGGTCGATGAAAGCAGCGTCGAGAACGCGCTGATGAATGTCTCCCGTTTCAACGACAAGGTCCAAGCCTGGCTTTTCGATCCCAACCGCCTGGCACCGACCTATCCGGATTCGATGATCACCCGCCCCTTCCCGTTCAACGCCTACTACGGCGAGGATGAAATCCGGGAAGTGGAGGAGGAAAGTTTTCGTCTGGAAGTAACCGGCATGGTCGCCGACAAGCACGCCTGGACGCTTGCCGAGTTGCGTGCCATGCCGCAGGCCGACCAGATCACCCGCCATATCTGCGTCGAGGGCTGGAGTGCCATCGGCAAATGGGGCGGCGTGCCTTTCGCCAGCTTCCTGCGCCGGGTCGGCGCCGATCTCAGCGCCAAATATGTCGGCTTCAAATGCGCCGATGACTACTACACCAGCATCGACATGCCGACCGCCCTGCATCCGCAGACACTGCTGACGCTGACTTACGACAGCCAGCCGTTACCGCCGCGTTACGGCTTTCCGATGAAGCTGCGCATGCCGACCAAGCTCGGTTACAAGAACCCGAAACATATCCAGGCCATTTTTGTCACCAACAATTACCCCGGGGGCTACTGGGAAGACCAGGGGTACAACTGGTTCGGCGGCAGTTGA